The following proteins are encoded in a genomic region of Ooceraea biroi isolate clonal line C1 chromosome 14, Obir_v5.4, whole genome shotgun sequence:
- the LOC105287274 gene encoding flavin-containing monooxygenase FMO GS-OX-like 4: MPSSKTRIAIVGGGVAGLVVARHVVSKLNIYSLTMFEQTDDIGGTWVYTDETHFDKHGLLIHSSMYKNLRTNIPKEVMQIPDFPFRDPDAPSFPSHTVIREYLMDYAEHFNLRPHIKLNTLVKHIEPETLKNGQTLWTVTYEDLETKAETSKTFDAVVLCNGHYTVGHVPHIQGIESFHGGCIHSHQYRVPEVYAGKKVCILGASWSGIDIAVEVAQYADKVYLSHNLPEQIDSKMSSNVEQRSGVESIQGSVFTFRDGTRAEVDDFIYCTGYEFTYPFTSTKVEIRTDDNHVEPIYKHLVHMDYTSLFFMGVPAIVIPFPMFHIQAQYILGILEGRVQLPSAQQMREENETEKRSLLAQGILLRHINKLKDRQWAYYDEIAAAANVPSFPPVARKIFDHVSEMRNINFTTYKNYQYHIIDSENFSVSCSKPC, from the exons ATGCCGAGTAGCAAAACAAGAATCGCTATTGTGGGTGGTGGAGTGGCTGGTTTGGTGGTGGCCCGTCATGTGGTATCCAAGTTGAATATTTACAGTTTGACCATGTTCGAACAAACTGATGACATCGGTGGTACGTGGGTCTACACCGACGAAACGCATTTCGACAAGCACGGACTTTTGATCCACAGCAGCATGTATAAGAATCTCAG GACGAACATTCCAAAGGAAGTAATGCAGATACCTGATTTCCCCTTTCGAGATCCGGACGCTCCGTCTTTTCCTAGTCATACTGTGATAAGAGAATATCTCATGGATTATGCAGAGCATTTCAATCTCCGTCCGCATATTAAA TTGAACACTCTAGTGAAGCATATAGAGCCGGAAACCCTGAAGAATGGCCAGACACTGTGGACCGTGACGTACGAGGATCTGGAGACCAAAGCAGAGACCTCGAAAACGTTCGATGCTGTAGTATTGTGCAATGGTCATTACACTGTCGGTCATGTTCCACATATTCAAGGTATCGAGAGCTTCCATGGCGGATGCATACACAGCCATCAGTACAGAGTGCCGGAGGTTTACGCCGGCAAGAAGGTTTGCATACTCGGAGCGTCCTGGTCCGGCATTGATATCGCCGTCGAAGTCGCGCAGTACGCCGATAAA GTATATCTGAGTCACAATTTACCGGAACAGATTGACTCGAAAATGTCGAGCAACGTTGAGCAGAGATCCGGCGTCGAATCTATCCAAGGAAGCGTCTTCACCTTCCGCGACGGTACCCGCGCGGAAGTGGACGATTTCATATATTGCACCG GTTACGAGTTCACGTATCCCTTTACGTCGACTAAAGTTGAGATACGTACCGACGACAATCACGTTGAACCCATCTACAAGCACCTGGTGCACATGGACTACACGAGTCTGTTCTTCATGGGCGTGCCGGCGATCGTGATACCATTCCCGATGTTTCACATTCAAGCGCAATACATCCTCGGGATACTCGAGGGTCGTGTCCAGTTGCCGTCGGCGCAACAAATGCGCGAGGAAAACGAGACAGAGAAGCGGTCCTTGTTAGCTCAAGGCATTCTG TTGAGACACATCAACAAGTTGAAGGATAGGCAGTGGGCTTATTACGACGAAATCGCGGCCGCCGCAAATGTGCCGAGTTTCCCGCCAGTAGCCAGGAAGATCTTCGATCACGTCAGCGAGATGCGCAACATAAACTTTACGACTTATAAGAATTATCAGTATCACATCATCGACAGCGAGAACTTCAGCGTGTCTTGTAGTAAGCCTTGTTAG
- the LOC105287275 gene encoding thioredoxin domain-containing protein 5 homolog translates to MAAGPSNFITSKRQVLLLLFMLSQVSSGHDEDVHTLQYTSVNFSSEIAKRNHFIMFYAPWCGHCQRLKPTWEQLAEISNVLEETGNIRIAKVDCTTESTLCSEQDVTGYPTLKFYKAGETKGIKFRGTRDLLSLTSFINDQLDNSFVANDVVPSPPEPVNGLVELTEQTFEKHVSSGHHFVKFYAPWCGHCQKLAPIWEELANSLRNDDVVGISKIDCTRHRSVCGQFDIKGYPTLLWIEDGKKIDKYTGQRTHEELKAYVSTMLANANAASGPKSGGSAEVPNTMLSLTPDTFKLSIKKGLSFVKFFAPWCGHCKRLAPTWDELNKKFIANSNVNILKVDCTLEASKQLCNEQEVEGFPTLYLYRDGHKVTEYNGSRDLEDLYEYVLTQYQVHDEL, encoded by the exons ATGGCGGCCGGTCCTTCGAATTTCATCACGTCGAAACGACAAGTACTGCTCTTGCTATTTATGTTGAGTCAAGTCAGCAGTGGTCACGACGAGGACGTGCATACCCTTCAGTACACCAGTGTGAACTTCTCTAGCGAGATTGCAAAGAGGAATCACTTCATTATGTTCTACGCACCCTG gTGCGGTCACTGCCAAAGACTTAAGCCTACATGGGAGCAGCTAGCGGAGATCTCAAATGTGTTAGAGGAGACTGGTAATATAAGAATCGCTAAGGTCGACTGTACAACGGAAAGCACTTTGTGCAGTGAGCAAGACGTCACTGGCTATCCCAC GCTCAAGTTTTACAAAGCTGGAGAAACCAAAGGCATCAAATTCCGAGGAACCCGAGATTTACTTTCACTGACGTCTTTTATTAATGATCAACTAGACAATTCTTTTGTG GCCAACGACGTTGTACCTTCCCCTCCAGAGCCAGTAAATGGACTAGTGGAGTTAACGGAGCAGACGTTCGAGAAACACGTTTCTTCTGGGCATCACTTCGTCAAGTTTTACGCACCTTGGTGCGGACACTGCCAGAAATTAGCACCGATCTGGgaggaattggcgaacagtcTTCGTAATGACGATGTAGTTGGTATTTCGAAGATAGATTGCACCCGCCATCGCAGCGTTTGCGGCCAATTTGACATTAAGGGCTATCCTACATTGCTGTGGATCGAAGACGGCAAGAAG ATAGATAAGTACACCGGTCAACGTACTCACGAAGAGCTGAAGGCCTACGTGTCGACGATGCTGGCCAACGCGAATGCCGCATCGGGTCCGAAGAGCGGAGGCAGCGCGGAGGTGCCGAACACCATGCTCAGCCTGACACCCGACACTTTCAAGCTCAGCATCAAGAAGGGCCTCTCCTTCGTGAAATTCTTCGCGCCCTGGTGCGGACACTGCAAACGCTTGGCGCCCACGTGGGACGAGTTGAACAAGAAGTTCATCGCCAACAGTAACGTGAACATTCTTAAGGTCGACTGCACGCTCGAGGCGAGCAAGCAGCTGTGCAATGAGCAGGAGGTCGAGGGTTTCCCTACGTTGTACTTATACCGGGACGGGCATAAGGTTACCGAGTACAACGGGTCACGTGATCTCGAGGATCTGTACGAGTACGTGTTGACGCAGTACCAGGTACACGATGAATTGTAA
- the LOC105287197 gene encoding uncharacterized protein LOC105287197: MALFNDIKKATSLNWMDNNAHVLRLQGLSQAEKDRKMNDRKVKKPRNIHLVEPETCDNTIDDIMIDEIKHNFDRHEISAAIKEVNGGVDLSNKHWEEVWSKRLQEKILSEKEVKLKFPGHNDAKAPENHSKDKELSHRSIKNIDLLNKLHRNAAIMSLVKMKKISLEDIIGPSSIYLVETENQLDSLYQDQTSTAASNNVVDNARYQVESVPHRDDPDIFVHPLLQRDKEQFKGIDFTLPRLGKKVVVKPPEFFLAENDDKYFDFVKKKKNTP, translated from the exons ATGGCTCTGTTTAATGATATCAAGAAGGCAACTTCACTTAACTGGATGGATAATAATGCACACGTTTTGCGATTGCAAGGATTGAGTCAAGCTGAAAAAGATCGGAAAATGAATGacagaaaagtaaaaaaaccACGAAACATACAC ttaGTAGAACCTGAAACTTGTGACAACACTATTGATGACATTATGATTGATgaaattaaacataattttgaTAGACATGAGATTTCTGCTGCTATTAAAGAG GTAAATGGTGGTGTCGATCTCTCAAATAAACATTGGGAAGAAGTATGGTCAAAGCGTCTTCAGGAGAAAATTCTTTCTGAGAAAgaagtaaaattgaaatttcctgGACATAATGATGCAAAAGCTCCTGAAAACCATTCCAAAGATAAAGAGTTAAGCCATCgttcgattaaaaatatagatttgCTCAATAAATTGCATAGAAATGCTGCTATTATGAGTCTtgtaaaaatgaagaagatttCATTGGAAGATATAATTGGTCCAAGCAGTATATACTTGGTAGAAACGGAAAACCAGTTGGACTCTTtg TATCAAGATCAAACTTCAACAGCAGCGTCCAATAATGTAGTGGATAATGCTCGATATCAGGTAGAATCGGTTCCTCACCGTGATGATCCTGACATCTTCGTTCATCCTTTGCTGCAACGAGACAAAGAACAATTCAAGGGCATAGATTTTACTTTACCAAGGCTAGGCAAAAAGGTTGTAGTAAAACCACCAGAATTTTTCCTCGCAGAAAATGACGATAAGTATTTTGATTTcgtgaaaaagaagaaaaatacacCGTAG
- the LOC105287196 gene encoding leucine-rich repeat protein 1 isoform X1, which translates to MRLECNVEVNYRTLTECLPVVKPTKERSHRSILAFSRKSENDEPYLLLQTRKNKQGTKYKIIDNVAHMFTKFINNGKATIRLQQPPHDLIVHNSNVIRLKAFLRVLSQIMKGRSQDFDYFSTTVNSKDFAKPQVKVVVKKKSEYPTLEGFPLTTEELFLTALGIRSFDRQILRLENLRVLDLSDNKLSFLPKELGTLPHLQHLVLAQNQFGKSPRFKWAWLESDAIKNNLRILDISHNFLTELPIQIGQLNALINLKACENTLLCLPGNIGTLSSLEYLDVSRNKLLCLPASIKHLRLRYLNVSQNSFLNIDGQRDVVLKMEMPRLTELSARHFLRSKQAYDASLIPYTLVKFLNDANYCSTCRTACFSYYVHMHMVPTDQIASDIIMTHTEHPLILEYYYCSLRCSRLINSL; encoded by the exons ATGAGATTAGAATGCAATGTTGAAGTCAACTACAGAACACTTACCGAATGTTTACCTGTCGTGAAGCCCACGAAGGAAAGATCGCATCGCTCTATATTAGCATTCTCTAGGAAATCTGAAAATGATGAACCGTACTTGCTTTTGCAAACGCGAAAGAACAAACAAGGCACCAAGTACAAG ATTATTGACAACGTAGCACACATGTTCACAAAATTTATCAACAATGGCAAAGCTACGATAAGACTGCAGCAACCTCCTCACGACTTAATTGTTCATAATAGCAATGTTATTAGATTGAAGGCCTTCCTACGCGTTCTAAGTCAAATAATGAAAGGCCGCTCGCAAGACTTTGATTACTTTTCGACCACAGTAAACTCAAAAGACTTTGCAAAACCACAAGTCAAAGTTGTTGTAAAGAAGAAATCTGAATATCCAACTCTGGAAGGTTTTCCATTAACCACAGAGGAATTATTTCTGACTGCGTTGGGTATACGATCCTTCGATCGACAAATTCTAAGATTAGAAAATCTGAGGGTTTTAGACTTGTCAGACAATAAGCTCTCCTTTCTACCTAAAGAATTGGGTACCTTGCCGCATCTCCAGCATCTCGTTCTGGCACAGAATCAATTTGGCAAATCTCCGCGATTCAAATGGGCATGGCTGGAATCGGATGCCATTAAAAATAACTTGCGTATATTAGATATAAGTCACAATTTC CTGACTGAATTACCGATACAAATTGGGCAATTAAAtgctttaataaatttgaaagctTGCGAAAACACGTTGTTATGCTTACCAGGCAATATTGGAACATTGAGCAGCTTGGAATATCTGGATGTATCGAGAAACAAGTTGTTATGTTTACCAGCaagtataaaacatttaagaCTGCGTTATCTAAACGTTTCacaaaattcatttttaaacaTCGATGGACAGAGAGACGTCGTTCTTAAAATGGAAATGCCAAGGCTCACTGAATTGTCAGCTAGACATTTTCTAAGATCTAA gCAAGCGTACGATGCCAGTCTAATACCATACACATTGGTCAAATTTTTGAATGACGCAAACTACTGCAGCACATGTAGAACTGCTTGCTTCAgttattatgtacatatgcATATGGTGCCTACAGACCAAATAGCTTCTGATATAATAATGACACATACAGAACACCCCTTGATACTAGAATATTACTACTGTTCGTTACGTTGTTCacgattaataaattcattgtaa
- the LOC105287196 gene encoding leucine-rich repeat protein 1 isoform X2: MRLECNVEVNYRTLTECLPVVKPTKERSHRSILAFSRKSENDEPYLLLQTRKNKQGTKYKIIDNVAHMFTKFINNGKATIRLQQPPHDLIVHNSNVIRLKAFLRVLSQIMKGRSQDFDYFSTTVNSKDFAKPQVKVVVKKKSEYPTLEGFPLTTEELFLTALGIRSFDRQILRLENLRVLDLSDNKLSFLPKELGTLPHLQHLVLAQNQFGKSPRFKWAWLESDAIKNNLRILDISHNFLTELPIQIGQLNALINLKACENTLLCLPGNIGTLSSLEYLDVSRNKLLCLPASVRCQSNTIHIGQIFE; the protein is encoded by the exons ATGAGATTAGAATGCAATGTTGAAGTCAACTACAGAACACTTACCGAATGTTTACCTGTCGTGAAGCCCACGAAGGAAAGATCGCATCGCTCTATATTAGCATTCTCTAGGAAATCTGAAAATGATGAACCGTACTTGCTTTTGCAAACGCGAAAGAACAAACAAGGCACCAAGTACAAG ATTATTGACAACGTAGCACACATGTTCACAAAATTTATCAACAATGGCAAAGCTACGATAAGACTGCAGCAACCTCCTCACGACTTAATTGTTCATAATAGCAATGTTATTAGATTGAAGGCCTTCCTACGCGTTCTAAGTCAAATAATGAAAGGCCGCTCGCAAGACTTTGATTACTTTTCGACCACAGTAAACTCAAAAGACTTTGCAAAACCACAAGTCAAAGTTGTTGTAAAGAAGAAATCTGAATATCCAACTCTGGAAGGTTTTCCATTAACCACAGAGGAATTATTTCTGACTGCGTTGGGTATACGATCCTTCGATCGACAAATTCTAAGATTAGAAAATCTGAGGGTTTTAGACTTGTCAGACAATAAGCTCTCCTTTCTACCTAAAGAATTGGGTACCTTGCCGCATCTCCAGCATCTCGTTCTGGCACAGAATCAATTTGGCAAATCTCCGCGATTCAAATGGGCATGGCTGGAATCGGATGCCATTAAAAATAACTTGCGTATATTAGATATAAGTCACAATTTC CTGACTGAATTACCGATACAAATTGGGCAATTAAAtgctttaataaatttgaaagctTGCGAAAACACGTTGTTATGCTTACCAGGCAATATTGGAACATTGAGCAGCTTGGAATATCTGGATGTATCGAGAAACAAGTTGTTATGTTTACCA gCAAGCGTACGATGCCAGTCTAATACCATACACATTGGTCAAATTTTTGAATGA
- the LOC105287003 gene encoding nicastrin isoform X3 produces MEKTLKIDTTTLSWTTGKILVLIEMIVTGESAPQSADLPIPLEDLVAEMLYCYIQSAKCTRFHAASTSGAKLINQILPLYVSVHRAPNAATTLTGQLLALLTGEKLSDMNETTCYKNRLAWMGGYNFTEICINSTVNYSIAVSPAFIIDGLNIYYHFLIGLDVEKTWNVTDLTTAIWRKNV; encoded by the exons ATGgaaaaaactttaaaaatcGATACTACAACACTATCTTGGACGACGGGGAAAATCTTGGTTTTAATAG AAATGATAGTGACGGGCGAGTCAGCGCCGCAGTCTGCCGATCTGCCGATACCGCTGGAAGATCTCGTCGCAGAAATGTTATATTGCTACATCCAAAGTGCTAAATGCACTCGGTTTCATGCAGCCTCGACATCCGGTGCTAAATTGATCAATCAGATTTTGCCACTGTACGTCAGTGTGCACCGAGCGCCCAATGCCGCGACGACGTTAACTGGACAGCTTCTAGCCTTGCTGACTGGCGAGAAACTCAGCGACATGAATGAAACGACTTGTTACAAAAACCGCCTCGCATGGATGGGTGGAtacaattttacagaaatatgcataaactCAACCGTCAATTATAGTATAGCTGTGAGTCCGGCATTTATCATCGATG gacttaacatttattatcattttttaattggaCTAGACGTTGAAAAAACGTGGAATGTGACAGATCTGACTACTG CTATCTGGAGAAAAAACGTATGA
- the LOC105287003 gene encoding nicastrin isoform X2, with protein sequence MEKTLKIDTTTLSWTTGKILVLIEMIVTGESAPQSADLPIPLEDLVAEMLYCYIQSAKCTRFHAASTSGAKLINQILPLYVSVHRAPNAATTLTGQLLALLTGEKLSDMNETTCYKNRLAWMGGYNFTEICINSTVNYSIAVSPAFIIDGLNIYYHFLIGLDVEKTWNVTDLTTGNNMMVVIN encoded by the exons ATGgaaaaaactttaaaaatcGATACTACAACACTATCTTGGACGACGGGGAAAATCTTGGTTTTAATAG AAATGATAGTGACGGGCGAGTCAGCGCCGCAGTCTGCCGATCTGCCGATACCGCTGGAAGATCTCGTCGCAGAAATGTTATATTGCTACATCCAAAGTGCTAAATGCACTCGGTTTCATGCAGCCTCGACATCCGGTGCTAAATTGATCAATCAGATTTTGCCACTGTACGTCAGTGTGCACCGAGCGCCCAATGCCGCGACGACGTTAACTGGACAGCTTCTAGCCTTGCTGACTGGCGAGAAACTCAGCGACATGAATGAAACGACTTGTTACAAAAACCGCCTCGCATGGATGGGTGGAtacaattttacagaaatatgcataaactCAACCGTCAATTATAGTATAGCTGTGAGTCCGGCATTTATCATCGATG gacttaacatttattatcattttttaattggaCTAGACGTTGAAAAAACGTGGAATGTGACAGATCTGACTACTGGTAATAATATGATggttgttattaattaa
- the LOC105287003 gene encoding nicastrin isoform X4, with amino-acid sequence MEKTLKIDTTTLSWTTGKILVLIVTGESAPQSADLPIPLEDLVAEMLYCYIQSAKCTRFHAASTSGAKLINQILPLYVSVHRAPNAATTLTGQLLALLTGEKLSDMNETTCYKNRLAWMGGYNFTEICINSTVNYSIAVSPAFIIDGLNIYYHFLIGLDVEKTWNVTDLTTGNNMMVVIN; translated from the exons ATGgaaaaaactttaaaaatcGATACTACAACACTATCTTGGACGACGGGGAAAATCTTGGTTTTAATAG TGACGGGCGAGTCAGCGCCGCAGTCTGCCGATCTGCCGATACCGCTGGAAGATCTCGTCGCAGAAATGTTATATTGCTACATCCAAAGTGCTAAATGCACTCGGTTTCATGCAGCCTCGACATCCGGTGCTAAATTGATCAATCAGATTTTGCCACTGTACGTCAGTGTGCACCGAGCGCCCAATGCCGCGACGACGTTAACTGGACAGCTTCTAGCCTTGCTGACTGGCGAGAAACTCAGCGACATGAATGAAACGACTTGTTACAAAAACCGCCTCGCATGGATGGGTGGAtacaattttacagaaatatgcataaactCAACCGTCAATTATAGTATAGCTGTGAGTCCGGCATTTATCATCGATG gacttaacatttattatcattttttaattggaCTAGACGTTGAAAAAACGTGGAATGTGACAGATCTGACTACTGGTAATAATATGATggttgttattaattaa
- the LOC105287003 gene encoding nicastrin isoform X6, which produces MEKTLKIDTTTLSWTTGKILVLIEMIVTGESAPQSADLPIPLEDLVAEMLYCYIQSAKCTRFHAASTSGAKLINQILPLYVSVHRAPNAATTLTGQLLALLTGEKLSDMNETTCYKNRLAWMGGYNFTEICINSTVNYSIAVSPAFIIDAIWRKNV; this is translated from the exons ATGgaaaaaactttaaaaatcGATACTACAACACTATCTTGGACGACGGGGAAAATCTTGGTTTTAATAG AAATGATAGTGACGGGCGAGTCAGCGCCGCAGTCTGCCGATCTGCCGATACCGCTGGAAGATCTCGTCGCAGAAATGTTATATTGCTACATCCAAAGTGCTAAATGCACTCGGTTTCATGCAGCCTCGACATCCGGTGCTAAATTGATCAATCAGATTTTGCCACTGTACGTCAGTGTGCACCGAGCGCCCAATGCCGCGACGACGTTAACTGGACAGCTTCTAGCCTTGCTGACTGGCGAGAAACTCAGCGACATGAATGAAACGACTTGTTACAAAAACCGCCTCGCATGGATGGGTGGAtacaattttacagaaatatgcataaactCAACCGTCAATTATAGTATAGCTGTGAGTCCGGCATTTATCATCGATG CTATCTGGAGAAAAAACGTATGA
- the LOC105287003 gene encoding nicastrin isoform X5 → MEKTLKIDTTTLSWTTGKILVLIEMIVTGESAPQSADLPIPLEDLVAEMLYCYIQSAKCTRFHAASTSGAKLINQILPLYVSVHRAPNAATTLTGQLLALLTGEKLSDMNETTCYKNRLAWMGGYNFTEICINSTVNYSIAVSPAFIIDGSKVGENYGSLQEKNICINRLMYRICSDD, encoded by the exons ATGgaaaaaactttaaaaatcGATACTACAACACTATCTTGGACGACGGGGAAAATCTTGGTTTTAATAG AAATGATAGTGACGGGCGAGTCAGCGCCGCAGTCTGCCGATCTGCCGATACCGCTGGAAGATCTCGTCGCAGAAATGTTATATTGCTACATCCAAAGTGCTAAATGCACTCGGTTTCATGCAGCCTCGACATCCGGTGCTAAATTGATCAATCAGATTTTGCCACTGTACGTCAGTGTGCACCGAGCGCCCAATGCCGCGACGACGTTAACTGGACAGCTTCTAGCCTTGCTGACTGGCGAGAAACTCAGCGACATGAATGAAACGACTTGTTACAAAAACCGCCTCGCATGGATGGGTGGAtacaattttacagaaatatgcataaactCAACCGTCAATTATAGTATAGCTGTGAGTCCGGCATTTATCATCGATG GATCAAAAGTAGGAGAAAACTACGGATCCttacaagagaaaaatatatgtataaatagatTAATGTACAGAATATGCAGTGATGATTAA
- the LOC105287003 gene encoding dynein heavy chain 5, axonemal isoform X1, translated as MMFPRFFFVSDPALLEILGQVSDSHMIQNYLLSIFDNTRYVTFHDVEYDKMTAIISSEGETILLEKAVRAKGSVEIWLMQLLQTSQFSLRTIIRQCYSIINDANFNLLIFLDKMPAQIELLGIQMIWTRDSELTLAQARADKKIMFETNNKFLDLLNTLIDQTTRDLTKIERTKFETLITIHVYIFYI; from the exons ATGATGTTTCCGAgatttttcttcgtttctgACCCTGCGCTCTTGGAGATACTTGGCCAAGTGTCTGATTCTCACATGATACAAAATTACTTGCTCTCTATCTTTGATAATACACGCTACGTCACGTTCCACGATGTTGAATATGATAAAATGACAGCTATCATTTCATCAGAAGGTGAGACTATACTG CTTGAGAAAGCAGTAAGAGCAAAAGGTTCTGTAGAAATATGGTTGATGCAATTATTACAAACGTCGCAGTTTTCATTGCGCACTATTATCCGTCAATGCTATAGTATTATCAACGATGCAAACTTCAATCTGCTGATCTTTCTCGACAAGATGCCTGCCCAAATAGAATTGTTAGGCATTCAAATGATCTGGACACGAGATAGCGAACTGACTTTAGCTCAAGCTCGTGCTGATAAAAAGATCATGTTCGagacgaataataaatttcttgatCTTCTAAATACTCTAATCGATCAAACTACAAGGGATCTTACTAAAATAGAACGTACAAAGTTTGAAACATTGATTACTATACACGTGTACATATTCTACATATGA